One genomic region from Acipenser ruthenus unplaced genomic scaffold, fAciRut3.2 maternal haplotype, whole genome shotgun sequence encodes:
- the gmpr2 gene encoding GMP reductase 2, with protein MPRIENDIKLDFKDVLLRPKRSTLKSRSEVNLTRSFTFRNSKRSYEGIPVIAANMDTVGTFEMARALGKFSLFTTIHKHYSTEDWKDFAKTSPEFLENVAASSGTGQGDFERLSEILRAVPQVQYICLDVANGYSEHFVQYVKDVRERFPEHTIIAGNVVTGEMVEELLLSGADIIKVGIGPGSVCTTRRKTGVGYPQLSAVIECADAAHGLNGHIISDGGCTCPGDVSKAFGAGADFVMLGGMLAGHSESGGDLIEKGGQQYKLFYGMSSETAMKRHAGGVADYRASEGKTVEVPFKGDVEHTIRDILGGVRSTCTYVGASKLKELSRRTTFIRVTEQLNTVFGASN; from the exons gtgaaCTTGACCCGCAGTTTCACGTTCCGGAACTCGAAGCGGTCCTACGAGGGCATCCCAGTGATCGCTGCCAACATGGACACCGTGGGAACCTTCGAGATGGCGCGGGCTCTGGGCAAG ttCTCTCTCTTCACCACGAttcacaagcactacagcactgagGACTGGAAAGACTTTGCCAAGACTTCCCCCGAATTCCTTGAG aatGTAGCAGCGAGCTCTGGGACGGGTCAGGGGGATTTCGAGCGCCTCTCTGAGATCCTTCGCGCGGTGCCTCAGGTCCAGTACATCTGCCTGGACGTTGCTAACGGTTACTCGGAGCACTTTGTCCAGTATGTGAAGGACGTCCGAGAGAGGTTCCCAGAACACACCATCATa GCTGGCAACGTTGTGACAGGGGAGATGGTAGAGGAGCTGCTCCTGTCTGGAGCTGACATCATTAAAGTGGGGATCGGACCAG gtTCGGTGTGCACAACGCGTCGGAAGACGGGGGTGGGGTACCCCCAGCTCAGCGCGGTCATCGAGTGCGCAGACGCAGCACACGGCCTCAATGGACACATCATCTCT gatGGAGGCTGTACCTGCCCAGGCGATGTATCCAAAGCTTTCG GCGCAGGGGCTGATTTCGTGATGCTGGGGGGCATGCTGGCGGGGCACTCGGAGAGCGGGGGCGACTTGATTGAGAAGGGGGGGCAGCAGTACAAGCTGTTCTATGGGATGAGCTCCGAGACAGCGATGAAGAGACACGCGGGTGGAGTCGCGGACTACAG gGCCTCTGAAGGTAAGACAGTGGAAGTCCCCTTCAAGGGCGATGTGGAGCATACCATCAGGGACATCCTGGGAGGGGTGCGCTCCACCTGCACCTACGTGGGAGCTTCCAAACTGAAAGAGCTGAGCCGGAGGACCACCTTCATACGAGTCACTGAGCAACTCAACACAGTGTTCGGAGCCAGCaactag
- the LOC131730518 gene encoding LOW QUALITY PROTEIN: junctophilin-3-like (The sequence of the model RefSeq protein was modified relative to this genomic sequence to represent the inferred CDS: deleted 4 bases in 3 codons) — protein MSGGGGGVFDFADGGSYLGGWEEGRAHGLGLCKGPGGEGEYAGSWEHGFETLGVYSTPRGSSYLGQWSQGTRHGLGAEKREGPGGPQRWSYLGEWTQGHRGPLGVREAISGARYEGSWSPSGQQNEYGTETYTDGGTYIGQWVNGKRHGFGVRQSAPYREAAVLHSPRRSSLNSVRSDKGPETSKTSKNSAPSPAVATPATTAQLNNNGSAGRELEEPESIPGVPGENFQTLRKTNQKKIENSEANNHNHTQESKPNPRATPPSHRNTPVRPPASLGASRAGFVLTQQLCARSQPAGGGARKGAGPADGGRGGAAEKDTFSRKGRSLSATAENQLQQKAGNGGNKPGFFLRRTSLLSGLRLARRSESKNSLSSKRSSLRSANEGEGEGEEEGGKERSLLDSDQALFQVSDGSVTEVYSGEWRLDKRSGFGQSRRSDGLSYEGAWLGNRRHGYGRTVFPDGRVEEGKYRGERADAGGSRGRARPGRDQADSAEAEEQGEGGRWRGPCWRPGGPR, from the exons ATGAGTGGAGGGGGGGGCGGGGTGTTTGACTTTGCGGATGGGGGCAGTTACCTGGGGGGCTGGGAGGAGGGGCGTGCGCACGGCCTGGGGCTGTGCAAGGGccctgggggagagggggagtACGCGGGGAGCTGGGAGCACGGGTTCGAGACTCTAGGGGTGTACAGCACCCCCCGCGGCAGCTCCTACCTGGGCCAGTGGTCCCAGGGCACGAGGCACGGCCTGGGGGCCGAGAAGAGGGAGGGGCCTGGCGGCCCTCAGCGATGGAGCTACCTGGGGGAGTGGACCCAGGGCCACAGGGGCCCCCTGGGGGTGCGAGAGGCCATCTCCGGGGCCCGGTACGAGGGGAGCTGGAGCCCCTCTGGACAGCAGAACGAATATGGGACCGAGACTTACACCGACGGAG GGACCTACATTGGCCAATGGGTGAACGGTAAGCGTCATGGTTTTGGTGTGCGGCAGAGCGCCCCCTACAGGGAGGCCGCGGTGCTGCACTCCCCCCGCAGGTCCTCTCTGAACTCCGTGCGCAGCGACAAGGGTCCGGAAACCAGTAAAACCAGTAAGAATAGCGCTCCCAGCCCAGCGGTGGCCACGCCCGCGACCACGGCTCAGCTGAACAACAACGGCAGTGCCGGACGGGAGCTGGAGGAGCCAGAGAGCATTCCCGGCGTTCCAGGAGAGAACTTTCAAACCCTGCGGAAAACCAACCAGAAGAAAATCGAAAACAGCGAAGCGAATAATCACAACCACACCcag gaaTCCAAACCCAATCCGCGGGCGACCCCCCCGTCTCACCGAAACACTCCCGTCCGCCCCCCCGCCTCTCTGGGGGCGTCCCGGGCTGGCTTCGTCCTGACCCAGCAGCTGTGCGCCCGCAGCCAGCCGGCGGGGGGCGgggccaggaagggggcggggccagcAGACGGGGGCAGGGGCGGGGCTGCGGAGAAAGACACTT TCTCCCGGAAGGGGCGGTCGCTGTCCGCCACGGCCGAGAACCAGCTGCAGCAGAAGGCGGGGAACGGAGGGAACAAGCCCGGATTTTTCCTGCGGAGAACCTCTCTCCTCAGCGGCCTCCGCCTGGCCCGGAGATCCGAATCCAAGAATTCCCTGTCCAGCAAGCGCAGCTCCCTGCGGAGCGCGAATGAGGgcgagggggagggagaggaggaagggggaaaGGAGAGATCCCTTCTCGATTCAGACCAGGCCTTGTTCCAGGTGTCCGACGGCTCCGTGACGGAGGTCTACTCTGGCGAGTGGCGACTGGATAAGAGGTCCGGTTTCGGGCAAAGCCGCCGGTCGGACGGGCTGAGCTACGAGGGGGCCTGGCTG GGGAACCGTCGCCATGGCTACGGCCGCACGGTGTTCCCGGACGGGAGGGTG GAGGAGGGGAAGTACCGGGGGGAACGAGCTGACGCTGGGGGGTCCCGTGGACGGGCCCGGCCGGGCCGTGACCAGGCTGATTCTGCTGAGGCAGAGGAGCAAGGTGAAGGGGGAAGGTGGAGAGGGCCGTGCTGGAGGCCAGGGGGGCCGCGCTGA